In Streptomyces violaceusniger Tu 4113, one DNA window encodes the following:
- a CDS encoding NAD-dependent epimerase/dehydratase family protein — MAQAFITGGSGFIGQVLVRRLLDEGHTVRVLVRSEASAAKVSALGAEPVHGELTAPATWRNQVTGSDVVFHLAAETDITADRARHELVSVRGTQAAVEAARFARVPRFVHCGSEAALLAGDPLVDVDETAPLRPDSQAAYCATKAAAEKIVLDANAPGFATVSIRPRFVWGPGSILIEGLVAAARAGQFAWIDGGRHTTDVTFVDNAVDGLILGWQRGRPGQAYFVTDQHRVILREFMETLFGIYGVDTPIPDLDAETAAHEVPVPARWFLGQSCTLRTDKAVAELDYQPLVSHATGLDAVENSVAADGA, encoded by the coding sequence ATGGCACAGGCGTTCATCACGGGCGGTTCGGGGTTCATCGGCCAGGTGCTGGTACGCCGGCTCCTCGACGAGGGGCATACGGTTCGTGTTCTGGTCAGAAGCGAGGCGTCGGCCGCGAAGGTGTCCGCGCTCGGCGCGGAGCCTGTGCACGGCGAGTTGACCGCCCCGGCCACGTGGCGGAACCAGGTGACGGGCAGCGACGTGGTGTTCCACCTCGCTGCCGAGACGGATATCACCGCTGACCGTGCGCGTCATGAACTTGTGTCGGTCCGCGGCACCCAGGCGGCCGTCGAGGCGGCCCGCTTCGCGCGGGTTCCTCGGTTCGTCCACTGCGGGAGCGAGGCGGCCCTCCTGGCCGGCGACCCGCTCGTTGACGTGGATGAAACCGCGCCGCTGCGACCGGACTCACAAGCCGCCTACTGCGCGACAAAGGCCGCCGCCGAGAAGATCGTGCTCGACGCGAACGCCCCCGGCTTCGCCACGGTGTCGATCCGCCCCCGGTTCGTCTGGGGGCCCGGCAGCATCCTCATCGAGGGCCTGGTGGCCGCGGCGAGGGCGGGACAGTTCGCCTGGATCGACGGAGGCCGGCACACGACCGACGTCACCTTTGTCGACAACGCCGTCGACGGACTCATCCTCGGATGGCAGCGCGGCCGGCCGGGCCAGGCGTACTTCGTCACCGATCAGCACCGTGTCATCCTGCGCGAGTTCATGGAGACGCTGTTCGGGATCTATGGCGTCGATACGCCGATCCCCGACCTGGACGCCGAGACCGCCGCCCACGAGGTCCCCGTTCCCGCCCGGTGGTTCCTCGGACAGTCGTGCACTCTGCGGACGGACAAGGCCGTGGCCGAACTCGATTACCAGCCCCTGGTTTCCCATGCCACCGGTCTGGACGCCGTCGAGAACTCGGTGGCCGCCGACGGCGCGTGA
- a CDS encoding oxidoreductase has translation MSVWFITGASRGFGRELTAAALAHGDQVVAAARDPQAVVEALPGAADSLLAVPLDVTDQEQAAAAAAAGIERFGRIDVLVNNAGYGLFGAVEEISDAEARGLFDTNVFGLLNVTRAVLPTLRAQSAGRIVNIGSSAGFAAGLGRGLYGASKFAVEAISEALRDELAPWGIHTTVVEPGAFRTEFRSARSMRRASGPLPAYADAVGTFLTAVDAGDGNQPGDPAKAAAAILRLATEPEPPLRLQLGSDCVSLVEGKLGFVAKELDQWREWALSTDFRSA, from the coding sequence ATGTCTGTTTGGTTTATCACCGGTGCCTCGCGTGGCTTCGGCCGGGAGCTGACCGCCGCCGCGCTCGCCCATGGGGACCAAGTGGTCGCGGCCGCCCGCGATCCGCAAGCGGTCGTCGAGGCCCTGCCCGGGGCAGCCGACTCGCTACTGGCCGTACCGCTCGACGTCACCGACCAGGAGCAGGCCGCCGCGGCCGCCGCCGCGGGCATCGAGCGTTTCGGCAGGATCGACGTGCTGGTCAACAACGCCGGTTACGGGCTGTTCGGCGCCGTCGAGGAGATCTCCGACGCCGAGGCGCGGGGGCTGTTCGACACCAACGTTTTCGGCCTGCTCAACGTCACACGCGCCGTGCTGCCGACACTGCGCGCGCAGTCGGCCGGCCGTATCGTCAACATCGGTTCGAGCGCCGGGTTCGCCGCCGGTCTGGGCCGGGGCCTGTACGGTGCCTCCAAGTTCGCCGTCGAGGCGATCAGCGAGGCGCTGCGCGACGAGCTGGCCCCCTGGGGCATCCACACGACCGTCGTCGAACCCGGGGCGTTTCGTACCGAGTTCCGCTCTGCGCGCAGCATGCGCCGGGCAAGCGGCCCCCTTCCGGCCTACGCCGATGCGGTCGGCACGTTCCTGACCGCGGTGGACGCCGGCGACGGCAACCAGCCCGGGGATCCCGCCAAGGCCGCCGCCGCCATCCTGCGACTGGCCACCGAGCCGGAACCCCCGCTCCGACTGCAGTTGGGCAGCGACTGCGTGTCTCTGGTCGAGGGCAAGCTCGGCTTCGTCGCCAAGGAACTGGACCAGTGGCGCGAGTGGGCCCTGTCCACCGACTTCCGCTCCGCGTAG
- a CDS encoding helix-turn-helix domain-containing protein: MAERGIAPRLGEYLRARRALVRPEDHGMPAGTRRTPGLRREEVAMLAGVSTDYYVRLEQGRDRHPSLQVIEALAGALRLEDEAAAYLRRLAAPGTSRRSRRACPQEYASPGLVGLMDAWPGTPALVYGRYMDLLAVNALGEALFCWLEEETNLLRAIFLKPQARTFYRDWARIAEGCVAALRAAGTDPEDARLAELVEELSVASPDFARLWGRHEVRAKRARTKHFDHPVVGELSLRFENLSVADAPGQHLVVYHADPDSPAEHALALLGSYAATFAGDPAVHPDR; the protein is encoded by the coding sequence ATGGCGGAGCGCGGGATCGCTCCCCGGCTGGGGGAGTATCTGCGGGCTCGTCGGGCGCTGGTGCGGCCGGAGGACCACGGGATGCCGGCCGGGACGCGTCGTACCCCCGGCCTACGGCGTGAAGAGGTCGCCATGCTGGCAGGGGTCAGCACGGACTACTACGTCCGGTTGGAACAGGGACGGGACCGGCATCCGTCACTCCAGGTCATCGAGGCGTTGGCCGGTGCGTTGCGGTTGGAGGACGAGGCGGCGGCGTATCTGCGCCGGCTGGCCGCCCCGGGCACCTCGCGCCGCTCCCGGCGGGCCTGTCCGCAGGAGTACGCGTCTCCTGGCCTGGTCGGGCTGATGGATGCCTGGCCCGGTACGCCGGCGCTGGTCTACGGGCGCTATATGGATCTCCTCGCGGTCAACGCGCTCGGCGAGGCGCTGTTCTGCTGGCTGGAGGAGGAGACCAACCTGCTGCGTGCCATCTTCCTCAAGCCGCAGGCCCGTACCTTCTACCGGGACTGGGCGAGGATCGCCGAGGGATGTGTGGCGGCGCTGCGCGCGGCCGGCACCGATCCCGAGGACGCCCGGCTGGCCGAACTGGTGGAGGAACTGTCGGTCGCGAGCCCCGACTTCGCCCGGCTGTGGGGCCGCCACGAGGTCAGGGCCAAGAGGGCCCGGACCAAGCACTTCGACCACCCGGTCGTCGGTGAGCTGTCGCTGCGCTTCGAGAACCTGTCCGTCGCCGACGCCCCCGGGCAGCACCTGGTGGTCTATCACGCCGATCCGGACAGCCCCGCGGAACATGCCCTGGCGCTGCTGGGCAGCTATGCCGCCACATTCGCCGGCGATCCGGCAGTCCACCCGGACCGGTGA
- a CDS encoding alpha/beta hydrolase family protein — protein MPAPDTAAPRAVPVSTTAIISVKPVVLPAPERGDDLRVRVSAPVSGSDLAVVVLAHGFGLSMSSYDPLVDFWAANGFVVLQPTFLDSLTLGITPADPRYSDIWRIRVQDVERVLDELDRIVAAVPGLGDRVDSDRIAVAGHSWGGQTVSMLLGARVVGADGQPGPDKTDTRVKAGVLLATTGIGGDALTPFAAENFSFMSPDFDRLTTPALVIAGDHDQSLLSTRGPDWFTDVYRYSPGAQSLLTLFGAEHSLGGIQAYGAKDTTDESPERVALIQKASWAYLRSALGIDDRDWKQVQTEVAEAADPIGRIDDK, from the coding sequence ATGCCCGCACCCGACACGGCCGCCCCGCGCGCCGTTCCCGTATCGACCACTGCGATCATCAGCGTCAAGCCGGTCGTCCTGCCCGCACCAGAGCGCGGCGACGACCTGCGGGTGCGGGTGTCAGCTCCTGTCTCGGGCAGCGACCTGGCGGTCGTCGTCCTCGCCCATGGCTTCGGCCTGTCGATGTCCTCGTACGACCCGCTGGTCGACTTCTGGGCCGCCAACGGCTTCGTCGTGCTCCAGCCCACATTCCTCGATTCGCTGACCCTCGGCATCACTCCCGCCGACCCGCGGTACTCCGACATCTGGCGCATCCGGGTCCAGGACGTCGAGCGCGTACTCGACGAACTCGACCGCATCGTCGCCGCGGTCCCCGGCCTCGGTGACCGCGTCGACAGCGACCGCATCGCCGTCGCGGGACACTCCTGGGGCGGACAGACCGTCAGCATGCTGCTCGGCGCGCGCGTTGTCGGCGCGGACGGGCAGCCCGGTCCCGACAAGACCGATACTCGGGTGAAGGCGGGCGTGCTGCTCGCTACGACCGGCATCGGCGGCGACGCCTTGACGCCGTTCGCCGCCGAGAACTTCTCCTTCATGAGCCCTGACTTCGACCGCCTGACCACCCCGGCTCTCGTGATCGCGGGCGACCACGACCAGTCCCTCCTCTCGACTCGCGGCCCCGACTGGTTCACCGACGTGTACAGGTACAGCCCCGGGGCCCAGAGCCTGCTCACCCTGTTCGGGGCCGAGCACTCGCTCGGCGGGATCCAGGCTTACGGCGCCAAGGACACCACGGACGAGAGCCCCGAGCGCGTCGCTCTGATCCAGAAGGCTTCGTGGGCCTACCTCCGCAGCGCTCTCGGGATCGACGACAGGGATTGGAAGCAGGTGCAGACCGAGGTCGCGGAGGCCGCCGACCCGATCGGACGCATCGACGACAAGTAG
- a CDS encoding TetR/AcrR family transcriptional regulator has protein sequence MSEGDKPLSTTPSSAKRADARRNERALLDAAAAVFVTDGVDAPVRRIAAAAGVGMGTIYRHFPTRADLVVAVYRHQVDTCAEAGPTLLAAATSPFAALRQWVELFVDFLATKHGLAAAMRNDPEGFTALHALFIERLVPALADILSAARDAGEVTADISPYQLIRAIGDICAGGERVDPKYDARLTIRLLLDGCRR, from the coding sequence GTGAGTGAAGGCGACAAGCCGTTGTCGACCACCCCGAGCTCCGCCAAGCGCGCGGACGCCCGGCGGAACGAGAGGGCTCTGCTCGATGCCGCGGCGGCGGTGTTCGTCACGGACGGAGTGGACGCGCCGGTACGCCGGATCGCCGCCGCGGCGGGCGTCGGCATGGGCACGATCTACCGGCACTTCCCCACGCGCGCGGATCTCGTCGTGGCCGTGTATCGGCACCAGGTCGACACCTGTGCCGAAGCCGGGCCCACCCTGCTTGCGGCGGCGACGTCACCGTTCGCCGCGCTGCGCCAATGGGTGGAGCTCTTCGTGGATTTCCTGGCGACCAAGCACGGGCTCGCCGCCGCCATGCGCAACGACCCCGAGGGCTTCACCGCCCTGCACGCGCTGTTCATCGAGCGCCTCGTGCCGGCTCTCGCCGACATCCTCAGCGCCGCCCGGGACGCGGGCGAGGTCACGGCCGACATCTCCCCCTACCAGTTGATCCGCGCGATCGGCGACATCTGCGCGGGCGGAGAGAGGGTCGATCCGAAGTACGACGCGCGCCTCACCATTCGGCTGCTGCTCGACGGA